The genomic window GTTCTCGCGACTGCTCGGGTCTGACTTCAGGAGTCGAACGGCGTTGGTTAATCCCTCTGAGGCCCTCTGGCTCTCCTTCTCCTTGGTGTTGTGGTGGGAGAAGTCTCGATGTCATCTAGGGTGTTATTCTCCTAATATGCCACCTCAGCCTCTTGGCGGGGAAGGGGACAGGAAGACTCTCCTCTTTTTCCTTTGGGTTGACCCGTTGTTCCTTCCCTTTCCACTTCGTACTTTGTACGCGGAGCAATTCCTGGAGCAGCGCTCGGGTTTCCGACGCCGCCGTGGTCTCGACGCGTTGCCTGTTTTGTCTGGGCTAGCTCAATATCTTTGTAATGAGTTGCATGAGCCGTACGCTTCGGGCGTCCACAGGGCAACCCAATCCACTTCGCCATCTTGTAGAGGTTGGCTCGCCATATGTAGGTAACCAATATTATTCCGAGAAGGAGGTCCAGGGCAAACCCGGTCGTAAACAAGACGTGCTGTTCCTCCTTGTCACGGCGGTGGCTGCCGATTTCTGAGAGTCGTTGTTGCACGTCGTCTAGGGATTCGTCAGCACGTGACATTCTCCATGCTGAGCCCTTCCTGGCATATTGCGACAATATGTTGCCTTCTCCCgagttttctaattttccCTTCAACGGTTCTCCGAAGCTTGGGGCAATGAGAGAGATGTTCGGTGAAATCTCCGGCGCGTAAAAGTATTGTTCGCGACTCTTGTAAGCGCGCATTCCAGTGAGGGAGGTACTTCGGGTGCGTCCAACACAGTCAGCGCTGAGGTGGAGTATCCCGGCACCTTCCAACGTGGTGAGATTTCCATCCTTGCCGGACAGAGTATATGGAGATGTTCCGGTGCATGCAGTGAATAGAGCCATCCACCCTGGGAGGGTAGATGCTTCCAGAACGAGTCGTCCGTCGTTTGAATCCTCACATCGCAGTGCCTGTACGCGTCGATTGAGGGGTTTATTAGCATCATTACCTCGCATTGCCGCGATGTCGATACCTCCTTCAGAGGGGTCTCCAACGAGTAAATGTAACGGCGCTCCACACTGATGCATTCATTAATATATACGGAGTCTGCCATAAAGTATGTGCGGCGGTCCGCCGACACAACTATGTACGGCGTCGACGGTTGAATATGAGCTGATCCGTTCAGTAGCGTTCCGCGTTGTGAGGCTGGCCACGCGTGCATGCGGTAAAGGTGATAAGCCGCTCGCTCGAGCAGGGGGATATGAACCACGATAAGGATCCTGCCCGAGTGAAACACAATATCCGTATTAACAACGCGGGATAACGATTCTCCTCGTAGGTATTCGGTCGCGAGGGGGAATTCAAAATCGGGTGCCCGAGTCTGTATTTCCTTCGTGATGGCGGTTAGCTGAGTCGCTGTTAACATGCTAGGATCGTAACGTCCTTCTCTAGCCATTGATATCGCGAGCAAATACTTCTCGCTTGTCTCAATATATTGCTTGACCTTTGCTTCCACCTGGTACGCGAAGTTCGCTAAGACATTACGGCGCATCATCATACTCGTCTGGTTGGAGAGTTGATTGATTCGTGCATGCAGCTTATCAACCATGTCTAGTTCCATCAGATGTTCTCGATGTAGTTCCTGGAATCTCGAGTGGGTCACGTGAATTTCTTTACTGATTATTTGAGTTAAATTGGATTGATCATTAAACAATCGATCGATCTGTGCGCTGATATACGTTGCATCTTCTTCATTCATTGTGCCGAATAGCGATTTGCTAAGCGACCCAATGAAACCTAGCGGCACCGATCGCTTCTTCATAGTTCGGATTCTTAATGGCTTAATTGGTGCGCTAAGTCTGGAATTGTGAGAAATGGCTTCAAGGTTATCTGCCATTTCTTTAGCGCGCTGCCTGAGTCCTTGAAGGTAGTCCAAGTTCGTCATTTCACGGCAGGCCTCCCTGGTCGTGACCCGGCAGCATGCCTTGAATGCTTCGTTTAACTGCCTCTCAGCAGGGGGTGAATCCGTAGTGAAAGCGTCTATATCCATAAACACGGTGACTCTCCAGTCCACGTGTTGCAGGCGGAGGGGGGCCACCCTCTCGTAGTAAATTCCTGGTTGATCTTCCGTTGGTGTTACGTGATATGCGTTGTTGCTACGAAGCTCTCCGGCGGCCAGGGCCGTCGAAGCTAGAAGCACCCACACGCACATCGTCGTTCGAATTGGTGGTCGGTGACTCGCACTCCTACACTGGTTGTTTATGCGTCTCGCTTTCTCACTCCCGCACTCTTCTGCGAACACATGCAGACAACATGTTTACACACGCTTTATTTGTATACTCTCACACTCATACTTGCGCACTCTCACACACATGTTTGCTTTCGCTTACGGCAATTACTGCGTAGCTCATCTGTACTttacgatatatttttttatggtGCAACTTCAGTAAACTGGCTAGCGGCTTATACCACTGCCAGTTTTACCTTGTCGACATGCTTCCTTATCCTTTTCCCATTTTCTGCTTCCAGTATTACAGTGCTATGGTCAGTTACCTGGACAATTTTATAGTGGCCATGATATTGGGAGTCGAACTTACCCTTACGAGGTTCCTTAAGGACATAGGCAAGGTCGCTCACTTTACCTGGGAAAGGACGAACTTTCTTGtcgtaatattttttggttatttcTTTCGCGCGATTCTGATTTTCACCGGCCATTTCGCGTATTTCGGAGAGGCGTTTTATTAACTCGATAATATACGAATTATACGTTGATAATTTATCGTCCACGGGGAACTGACTCGCTAGCCGAGGCAGCCTCCCGTACACGATTTCGTAAGGGGTGAAATTTGTCGCCTCGTGCACGCTAGTGTTATACGATAATTCCGCGTAAGGCAACAAACGGTCCCAATCGTCGTACGTACCTGCATACTGCTTTATGTATTCCGCTAACAGTATGTGACTTCGTTCGAGCGCTCCGTTCGTTTGTGGTCGATAGCCGGAAGTCGTTACTTGTTTTATATGATAGATTTTGGACATTTCGCGTAATAGATTTCCGGTGAAGGCTGCTCCGCGATCAGTAAGGATCGCTCGCGGAGCTCCAAATTGCGCAATTAATCGCCTCGCCATAGCCTCGGCGATCGTAGTCGCTTTTAAATCGGGTATCGGTTCTGCTAAACAATACTTCGATAGGTGGTCTTGCATGGTTAGTATGTGTTTATTGCCATGTGGTGTTGTCGGCAACGGACCCACCGTATCGAGTGATACCTTATCAAAAACGTCAGCCGGCGTATCAGTAATGAGCATCGGCTCGCGCGTCTTAGCTCGAACCAATTTACGTTCCTGACAGCCTTTGCAACGACGGATATAATTTCGCACTTCGTTTCTCAGCGAAGGCCAATAAAAACGTTCTCGGATTTTGCGATAGGTTTTGGTTACCCCTCGATGGCCTTTGACAAGACTCGCGTGGAattcttcaattatttgcgAGTGTTGTTCATCCGGTGGCCGTCGAATTGTACCGTAGCATATCGTGGTGACTATGTTAGTTTTACCGAGTATCCTGTTCAACCAGTCGAGCAATTTCGTGTGCGGTAATTCGTCCGTATAATCTCCCGAGCGTGAAATACGAACCGACTTCACGGCCGCTTGTTGAAGGgcgaatttaatttttgagtCCCTTGAATATGTGCTCGGCGTCGGTTTCGTCGTAGTACCgctttttaataacaatactataaattttattggacCCATATGGAGTCACCGCTATTTGTCCGATTGATAAGTTCCGGTCTTTAATTGTTTGTCCATCTACCCTACCTAGGTCGGCGAGTAGTTTTCCTACTGAGGTTGATAGTTCTCCATCCGCAGAGATGAAATGAGCTAAATTATCCGGTTTATACGTTAGGCATTCTCGCGAGCCTATTATCGTACTTGTTTTtgctatatatttttctcgcTCAGGTTCCTCTTCACTGGACGAGTCCAGTGAAGACGACGTGATCAAGGACGAATTCGTGTCCTTTGATCCTATTATGATGGGATCATCGGGAAAGGTTATGAATTTGCTTTTATTCCCGCTGGAATTTTCGGGAAGTGGAGCACGTGGTGACGCACGTGGTCGGTACGTTGTAGATTTTGCAGCCGGGGCCGCATCGTTGCTGGGCAATGACCATCTCACCGTGTGGCGGGGAGCGGGCAGTACAGAGGTCCGAGTGGGCTGTAAGGTGTCGGGTTCGCGCTCGAGTCCCGCGGCCATACTTGTCTTGGGTCTCACTCTCGCACTCACTCGCGGCATACTCTCTCTATCAGCTGGTGGCTCATCGCTCTCGTCGTCCGCCTCCGTTCCTTCTTCTACCGTGCGTGATGATGTCTTCTCCCTCGCACTCAGCCGCCGTACTAATTCCTGGTCCGATGGTGACATGAACCTATTTTCTAACGCTTTTAAGCGGCTGGCAAGCTCGGCATCTCCGGCGATGTCATCGAAAGGGTCTTGTTCTTGGAGAATCTGCCGAGCCTCCTCTTCCACCTCATCCTCCTCCGACAGATGATTAGGCCAGTCAAATTCTGTTTTATCAGGCCCTTTTTTGGGATTGCGGGAGGATTTGGTGTGATGTCGCTCTTCCAAACGCCTTAATGATTCGTTGAATTTGTTAATTGAATCTTCGAGAGTTGCCGTTACCGTCTTCATGCTATCTGCTTCCGATTCCTCCGTGCTTCCATCAGAATCGTTGCTGGGGGTGGTGAACGCAACCGTGATTGCAGCAGACCTCTGGTCAGACGTCGCGCTTGCGGATTCCGATGAGAACGCCGGTTCTTGGGAACCTCCGAGGGGCTTGACCTCTACGGGGGGTGGAGACTTTGGCCTTTTCGGAGGGAGTAACAGTGAGGGCAACATACTGCGGTGTAAGCGCTGTATGGGTGGCCCTGAGCTCTCGGATTCGGATCCGGAGGGTTTCGCGTCGGCGGGAGGCGGGCGCCTCGCGGGTCTTGTAACGACCTTCCCGCGTGTGCGTCTCGCCACCGGGCCTGAGCTCTCCGAGCTCCCCTCTCCTCTTTCAGGTACTGTTGGCACCGTAGGCACGCTGCGTAGACGCGAACGTGTGCGCGCCGCTACGATTGATGCGTCGGCCTTGGACGGGCCAGCTGATGTCTCAGGTGTCGACACTTCTGTGCTGGACGTCGGGTCTTTACGAGTACCGAAAGGTTTTGAAGATAAAGGCAAAACTTGAGCTTGCTGAGGGACGTTCGTCTCTACGTCCGAATCACTTGAAGACGAGCTTTTCTTTGGGTTTACGGGATTACGGGAGAGTGCATCGGCATTTACATTTTCACGCCCTGGCTTATGTTGGAATTCGTAATCGTATTTACATAATGTAATTTTCCATCGGTTGAGCCTCTTGCCTGGGTTTAGCGTAGAACGCATCTATTTGAGAGGCTCGTGATCGCTTACGAGCTTAAATTTTCTTCCATACAGATATGTGGAGAAATGTTCAATTGAATCGATTATGGCCAGACACTCTTGTTCCGTAGTTCCGTAATTCTTTTCAGCGTTAGTGATGATTCTAGAGTGGTAAGCGACCGGTAGATCGTGGCCATCGTGAATTTGCGACAACACTGCTCCGAGTGCAAATTCCGAGGCACCGGTCGTCAAGATAAAATGTTTGGATAGATCGGGATATTGTAAGATTGGTTCGCGACAGAGGGCCTTGCGAAGCTTGCGAAAGCTGTTTTTCTGCTCTCGCTCCCATACGAATGGTTTTCCCTTTTTGAGCAAGTCTGATAAGGGCTTGGATCTGGCGGCGAAATCCGGAATAAATCGGCGGTAATAACCGGCGAGTCCCAGAAATTGCCGCACGTTTTTCTGCGTCTTCGGGTGCGGGAATTTACGCACTGCCTCTAGCTTCTTCGGGTCCATTCGCAACCCGTCGCGGCTAACGATATGCCCGAGATACGCGACTTCGCTACGCAAGAACTCGCATTTGTCTGGTTCGAGGACGAGATTAGCTTCCTCCAGACGTTGCATAAGACGACGGATTTTAATCTTATGCTCCTCGAGAGTTT from Neodiprion lecontei isolate iyNeoLeco1 chromosome 1, iyNeoLeco1.1, whole genome shotgun sequence includes these protein-coding regions:
- the LOC124296607 gene encoding cell wall protein DAN4-like codes for the protein MRSTLNPGKRLNRWKITLCKYDYEFQHKPGRENVNADALSRNPVNPKKSSSSSDSDVETNVPQQAQVLPLSSKPFGTRKDPTSSTEVSTPETSAGPSKADASIVAARTRSRLRSVPTVPTVPERGEGSSESSGPVARRTRGKVVTRPARRPPPADAKPSGSESESSGPPIQRLHRSMLPSLLLPPKRPKSPPPVEVKPLGGSQEPAFSSESASATSDQRSAAITVAFTTPSNDSDGSTEESEADSMKTVTATLEDSINKFNESLRRLEERHHTKSSRNPKKGPDKTEFDWPNHLSEEDEVEEEARQILQEQDPFDDIAGDAELASRLKALENRFMSPSDQELVRRLSAREKTSSRTVEEGTEADDESDEPPADRESMPRVSARVRPKTSMAAGLEREPDTLQPTRTSVLPAPRHTVRWSLPSNDAAPAAKSTTYRPRASPRAPLPENSSGNKSKFITFPDDPIIIGSKDTNSSLITSSSLDSSSEEEPEREKYIAKTSTIIGSRECLTYKPDNLAHFISADGELSTSVGKLLADLGRVDGQTIKDRNLSIGQIAVTPYGSNKIYSIVIKKRYYDETDAEHIFKGLKN